A region from the Plasmodium berghei ANKA genome assembly, chromosome: 9 genome encodes:
- a CDS encoding RNA-binding protein, putative yields the protein MSTIVESKMGIQEENGNQCDNNNNIDLNKENTKNKVNINENDTNINPDNNNDNSTNKTNTNNDNNDDEKKEKEENKSSNRWADMCEDFDSPLDMNSYSNIYEIYVRNLHIDITKEEIYTMFEGYRIKRINILNKKGKTAAAYIEFDNAEDMNRSLELNGKMLYSGNNTFEHGTISVIINKDKTKAFNLNQKQNKFKKTANRNNNFGNVRQGNNVMNNYNNNNNNANNSGNNNMNGNNMFSLNNNSFFNDNNNNMRMGMKGGNDNINSSFNYNNMKQNYMNNQQGMNNNMNMNQSNNNMHNQNDNKNSNSNFSFKNMNYQNNKNANADNTTPEQTPATSEQRKKLVLKKRTVPLDQNSYVANPNIFGEAKPVNTNPDKIINESISKEKDNNSGEENSNSEQKLENQEEEEESGMKMNNENRKGMIGSNSNKNVFNYKKNNNLNRNSNYNNFNKNNGNNNTGKNSNASKKNVFTINKNNSGNNTAINMKNNMNNLDNSTNVSGNMNAIGSDGNMKRMNMNKGFKNSDGNNIPYNNNVHENKGYNSNVDGEGNVKSGYNKSSNYMNNYNDNNNNNAFSTLRNNLKSDKKNEDVIHGSKSKDLNIIKKDDKANIKNIIMKNIKREDENNRNNSNLRNNSTISNGYKNNNNSSYNNDDGQNNLRNFKNYNKFDSDNETTNKDNHNLRKSNENNSKKNDEGFENMNRNIKGSGDGDNYNKNSNAYNYNIENLYDSSLKYVKNSNNSSKAKKIASIKTVKVITTEKKNEEENNKLFDSKDKNKDDVNNDVGNGANYGNNNESNSNNKYYDHDNKKIDNNYEDSHRSNNDNYTYESESSENGKDITSKNLKSTLLQNKTKKKTKKKINNNDNEENNNIGDENNAPSNNAQRTGKTQKIDILIKPNLKKGENIWEARTNLLGEQTENNNVIENDKQSYSNSRKSRSHSNKLSRTSSKRRDSSARRRDRYSRKYDRKESRRNDKKSDRKDEKRHSRRDRSKRDESRRDESRRDESKRDESKRDESRKNEKRRSSRSSRSNNYEKRRSSRSNNYEKRRSSKYDSIDKKTYDSKEYNSSDDRKKNRDPNDKISYKETYDRGYRNSNDRLSYKENYEKNGKDSYRDNYHRSNNYMDYEKMDNKYFSNNYNSMRHKNYNNNGNNKHHSFHSKMSNYSYSNNYKSSSYYNNKHPSKNSSYYKSPKGQLKTNEKEKSEYKSEIQVIPKKAIVSTVKTNNVSIKKNRYECLDDGDESDK from the exons atgagCACTATTGTTGAAAGCAAAATGGGGATACAAGAGGAAAATGGTAACCAATGtgacaataataataatattgatttaaataaagaaaatactaaaaataaagttaatataaatgaaaacgacacaaatataaaccctgacaataataatgataatagtACAAACAAAACCAATACAAATAATGACAACAATGATGAtgaaaagaaagaaaaagaagaaaataaaagcaGCAATCGATGGGCTGATATGTGTGAAGATTTTGATTCGCCATTag ATATGAATAGCTATTCAAATATCTACGAAATATACGTCCGAAATCTTCACATAGATATTACAAAAGAAGAGATCTATACTATGTTCGAAGGATACCGAATAAAAAGAATCAATATTTTGAACAAAAAGGGTAAAACTGCAGCAGCTTATATCGAATTTGACAACGCAGAAGATATGAACAGGTCATTGGAattaaatggaaaaatgCTTTATTCAGgaaataatacatttgAGCATGGTACAATTTCAGTTATAATTAACAAGGATAAAACGAAAgcttttaatttaaatcaaaaacaaaataaatttaagaaaacagcaaatagaaataataattttggtAATGTAAGGCAAGGTAATAATGTTatgaataattataataataataataataatgcaaACAATAGtggtaataataatatgaacggcaataatatgttttcgttaaataacaattcattttttaacgataacaataataatatgagaATGGGAATGAAAGGAggaaatgataatattaattcaaGTTTTAATTACAATAATATGAAACAAAATTACATGAATAATCAACAAGGAATGAACAACAACATGAATATGAATCAGTCAAATAACAACATGCATAATCAAAATGATAACAAAAACTCGAATTccaatttttcttttaaaaatatgaattatcaaaacaataaaaatgcaaatGCTGATAACACAACTCCTGAACAAACACCTGCTACATCCGAAcaacgaaaaaaattagttttaaaaaaaagaacaGTACCGTTAGATCAAAACAGTTATGTTGCTAATCCAAACATTTTCGGAGAAGCTAAACCCGTTAATACAAACCCcgataaaattataaatgaaaGCATTTCAAAggaaaaagataataatagtgGGGAAGAAAATAGTAATAGCGAACAAAAATTAGAGAATCaagaagaagaagaagaatcaggaatgaaaatgaacaaTGAAAATAGAAAAGGAATGATAGGATCTAATTcgaataaaaatgtttttaattataaaaaaaataacaatttaaatagaaattcaaattataacaactttaacaaaaataatggaaataataatactgGAAAGAATAGCAATgcttcaaaaaaaaatgtatttacaataaataaaaataattcaggAAATAACACTGctattaatatgaaaaataatatgaacaatTTAGATAATTCTACAAATGTTAGTGGAAATATGAACGCTATCGGATCTGATGGAAATATGAAACGAATGAATATGAACAAAGGGTTTAAAAATTCAGatggaaataatattccgtacaataataatgtgCATGAAAATAAAGGATATAATTCTAATGTTGATGGCGAAGGAAATGTAAAATCGGGTTATAACAAAAGTTCAAActatatgaataattataatgacaataataataataatgcatTTTCTACATTgagaaataatttaaaatcagataaaaaaaatgaagatgtAATACATGGAAGCAAATCAAAagatttaaatattattaaaaaggaTGATAAagcaaatataaaaaatataattatgaaaaatattaagcgtgaagatgaaaataatagaaataatTCAAACTTAAGAAATAATTCAACAATTTCTAatggatataaaaataataataatagttcatataataatgatgatggacaaaataatttgagaaacttcaaaaattataataaatttgattCAGATAATGAAACAacaaataaagataatcataatttaagaaagagtaatgaaaataattctaaaaaaaatgatgaaggTTTTGAAAACATGAacagaaatataaaaggaTCAGGAGATGGAGATAACTATAACAAAAATTCAAATGCTTACAATTATAATATcgaaaatttatatgatagttctttaaaatatgtaaaaaattcGAATAATTCAAGtaaagcaaaaaaaattgctTCAATTAAAACGGTTAAAGTTATTACAacagagaaaaaaaatgaagaagaaaataacaaaCTATTTGATtcaaaagataaaaataaagatgatGTAAATAATGATGTAGGAAATGGTGCTAATTatggtaataataatgaatccaattctaataataaatattatgatcatgataataaaaaaatcgataataattatgaagaTTCACATCGAAGTAATAATGACAATTATACATATGAAAGTGAAAGTTCAGAAAATGGTAAAGATATTACTAGCAAAAATCTTAAATCAACTTtgttacaaaataaaacaaaaaaaaaaacaaaaaaaaaaatcaataacaatgataatgaagaaaataataatataggCGATGAAAATAATGCGCCTAGTAATAATGCACAAAGAACTGGAAAAACTCaaaaaattgatattttaataaagccaaatttaaaaaaaggagAAAATATTTGGGAAGCTCgaacaaatttattagGAGAGCAAacagaaaataataatgtcatagaaaatgataaacaATCTTATTCAAATTCTAGAAAAAGCCGTTCCCATTCAAATAAACTTAGCAGAACAAGTAGCAAACGTAGAGATTCAAGTGCTAGAAGAAGAGATCGATATAGTAGGAAATATGATAGAAAAGAAAGTAGAcgaaatgataaaaaatcagACCGAAAAGATGAGAAAAGACATAGTCGTAGAGATCGAAGTAAACGGGATGAAAGCAGACGAGATGAAAGCAGACGAGATGAAAGTAAACGAGATGAAAGTAAACGAGATGAAAgtagaaaaaatgaaaaaagaagaagTAGCAGAAGTAGCAGAagtaataattatgaaaaaagaagaagTAGTAGAagtaataattatgaaaaaagaagaagTAGCAAATATGACTCaatagataaaaaaacttaTGATAGTAAAGAGTATAATTCATCAGAtgatagaaaaaaaaatcgagatcctaatgataaaataagttATAAAGAAACATATGATAGAGGGTATAGAAATTCAAATGATAGATTAAGCTATAAAGAGAATTATGAAAAGAATGGAAAAGATAGCTATAGAGATAATTATCATAGAAGTAATAACTATATggattatgaaaaaatggataacaaatatttttcaaataattataattctatgagacataaaaattataataataatgggAATAATAAGCATCATAGTTTCCATTCAAAAATGAGTAATTATAgttattcaaataattataaatcatcaagttattataataataaacatccatcaaaaaatagttcatattataaaagCCCAAAAGGTCAATTAAAAACTAatgaaaaggaaaaatCAGAATATAAATCAGAAATTCAAGTTATTCCTAAAAAAGCTATTGTTTCAACTGTTAAGACAAATAATGTTtcgataaaaaaaaatcgataCGAATGTTTGGATGATGGTGATGAAAgtgataaataa
- a CDS encoding RNA-binding protein, putative, translating to MSTIVESKMGIQEENGNQCDNNNNIDLNKENTKNKVNINENDTNINPDNNNDNSTNKTNTNNDNNDDEKKEKEENKSSNRWADMCEDFDSPLVDTYNDDNAMKNKTLDNNYSNGDVNNPKQNYFIPSKNDMNSYSNIYEIYVRNLHIDITKEEIYTMFEGYRIKRINILNKKGKTAAAYIEFDNAEDMNRSLELNGKMLYSGNNTFEHGTISVIINKDKTKAFNLNQKQNKFKKTANRNNNFGNVRQGNNVMNNYNNNNNNANNSGNNNMNGNNMFSLNNNSFFNDNNNNMRMGMKGGNDNINSSFNYNNMKQNYMNNQQGMNNNMNMNQSNNNMHNQNDNKNSNSNFSFKNMNYQNNKNANADNTTPEQTPATSEQRKKLVLKKRTVPLDQNSYVANPNIFGEAKPVNTNPDKIINESISKEKDNNSGEENSNSEQKLENQEEEEESGMKMNNENRKGMIGSNSNKNVFNYKKNNNLNRNSNYNNFNKNNGNNNTGKNSNASKKNVFTINKNNSGNNTAINMKNNMNNLDNSTNVSGNMNAIGSDGNMKRMNMNKGFKNSDGNNIPYNNNVHENKGYNSNVDGEGNVKSGYNKSSNYMNNYNDNNNNNAFSTLRNNLKSDKKNEDVIHGSKSKDLNIIKKDDKANIKNIIMKNIKREDENNRNNSNLRNNSTISNGYKNNNNSSYNNDDGQNNLRNFKNYNKFDSDNETTNKDNHNLRKSNENNSKKNDEGFENMNRNIKGSGDGDNYNKNSNAYNYNIENLYDSSLKYVKNSNNSSKAKKIASIKTVKVITTEKKNEEENNKLFDSKDKNKDDVNNDVGNGANYGNNNESNSNNKYYDHDNKKIDNNYEDSHRSNNDNYTYESESSENGKDITSKNLKSTLLQNKTKKKTKKKINNNDNEENNNIGDENNAPSNNAQRTGKTQKIDILIKPNLKKGENIWEARTNLLGEQTENNNVIENDKQSYSNSRKSRSHSNKLSRTSSKRRDSSARRRDRYSRKYDRKESRRNDKKSDRKDEKRHSRRDRSKRDESRRDESRRDESKRDESKRDESRKNEKRRSSRSSRSNNYEKRRSSRSNNYEKRRSSKYDSIDKKTYDSKEYNSSDDRKKNRDPNDKISYKETYDRGYRNSNDRLSYKENYEKNGKDSYRDNYHRSNNYMDYEKMDNKYFSNNYNSMRHKNYNNNGNNKHHSFHSKMSNYSYSNNYKSSSYYNNKHPSKNSSYYKSPKGQLKTNEKEKSEYKSEIQVIPKKAIVSTVKTNNVSIKKNRYECLDDGDESDK from the exons atgagCACTATTGTTGAAAGCAAAATGGGGATACAAGAGGAAAATGGTAACCAATGtgacaataataataatattgatttaaataaagaaaatactaaaaataaagttaatataaatgaaaacgacacaaatataaaccctgacaataataatgataatagtACAAACAAAACCAATACAAATAATGACAACAATGATGAtgaaaagaaagaaaaagaagaaaataaaagcaGCAATCGATGGGCTGATATGTGTGAAGATTTTGATTCGCCATTag TTGACACCtataatgatgataatgccatgaaaaataaaacgcTGGATAATAATTATAGCAATGGTGACGTTAATAATCCCAagcaaaattattttattccttCGAAAAAtg ATATGAATAGCTATTCAAATATCTACGAAATATACGTCCGAAATCTTCACATAGATATTACAAAAGAAGAGATCTATACTATGTTCGAAGGATACCGAATAAAAAGAATCAATATTTTGAACAAAAAGGGTAAAACTGCAGCAGCTTATATCGAATTTGACAACGCAGAAGATATGAACAGGTCATTGGAattaaatggaaaaatgCTTTATTCAGgaaataatacatttgAGCATGGTACAATTTCAGTTATAATTAACAAGGATAAAACGAAAgcttttaatttaaatcaaaaacaaaataaatttaagaaaacagcaaatagaaataataattttggtAATGTAAGGCAAGGTAATAATGTTatgaataattataataataataataataatgcaaACAATAGtggtaataataatatgaacggcaataatatgttttcgttaaataacaattcattttttaacgataacaataataatatgagaATGGGAATGAAAGGAggaaatgataatattaattcaaGTTTTAATTACAATAATATGAAACAAAATTACATGAATAATCAACAAGGAATGAACAACAACATGAATATGAATCAGTCAAATAACAACATGCATAATCAAAATGATAACAAAAACTCGAATTccaatttttcttttaaaaatatgaattatcaaaacaataaaaatgcaaatGCTGATAACACAACTCCTGAACAAACACCTGCTACATCCGAAcaacgaaaaaaattagttttaaaaaaaagaacaGTACCGTTAGATCAAAACAGTTATGTTGCTAATCCAAACATTTTCGGAGAAGCTAAACCCGTTAATACAAACCCcgataaaattataaatgaaaGCATTTCAAAggaaaaagataataatagtgGGGAAGAAAATAGTAATAGCGAACAAAAATTAGAGAATCaagaagaagaagaagaatcaggaatgaaaatgaacaaTGAAAATAGAAAAGGAATGATAGGATCTAATTcgaataaaaatgtttttaattataaaaaaaataacaatttaaatagaaattcaaattataacaactttaacaaaaataatggaaataataatactgGAAAGAATAGCAATgcttcaaaaaaaaatgtatttacaataaataaaaataattcaggAAATAACACTGctattaatatgaaaaataatatgaacaatTTAGATAATTCTACAAATGTTAGTGGAAATATGAACGCTATCGGATCTGATGGAAATATGAAACGAATGAATATGAACAAAGGGTTTAAAAATTCAGatggaaataatattccgtacaataataatgtgCATGAAAATAAAGGATATAATTCTAATGTTGATGGCGAAGGAAATGTAAAATCGGGTTATAACAAAAGTTCAAActatatgaataattataatgacaataataataataatgcatTTTCTACATTgagaaataatttaaaatcagataaaaaaaatgaagatgtAATACATGGAAGCAAATCAAAagatttaaatattattaaaaaggaTGATAAagcaaatataaaaaatataattatgaaaaatattaagcgtgaagatgaaaataatagaaataatTCAAACTTAAGAAATAATTCAACAATTTCTAatggatataaaaataataataatagttcatataataatgatgatggacaaaataatttgagaaacttcaaaaattataataaatttgattCAGATAATGAAACAacaaataaagataatcataatttaagaaagagtaatgaaaataattctaaaaaaaatgatgaaggTTTTGAAAACATGAacagaaatataaaaggaTCAGGAGATGGAGATAACTATAACAAAAATTCAAATGCTTACAATTATAATATcgaaaatttatatgatagttctttaaaatatgtaaaaaattcGAATAATTCAAGtaaagcaaaaaaaattgctTCAATTAAAACGGTTAAAGTTATTACAacagagaaaaaaaatgaagaagaaaataacaaaCTATTTGATtcaaaagataaaaataaagatgatGTAAATAATGATGTAGGAAATGGTGCTAATTatggtaataataatgaatccaattctaataataaatattatgatcatgataataaaaaaatcgataataattatgaagaTTCACATCGAAGTAATAATGACAATTATACATATGAAAGTGAAAGTTCAGAAAATGGTAAAGATATTACTAGCAAAAATCTTAAATCAACTTtgttacaaaataaaacaaaaaaaaaaacaaaaaaaaaaatcaataacaatgataatgaagaaaataataatataggCGATGAAAATAATGCGCCTAGTAATAATGCACAAAGAACTGGAAAAACTCaaaaaattgatattttaataaagccaaatttaaaaaaaggagAAAATATTTGGGAAGCTCgaacaaatttattagGAGAGCAAacagaaaataataatgtcatagaaaatgataaacaATCTTATTCAAATTCTAGAAAAAGCCGTTCCCATTCAAATAAACTTAGCAGAACAAGTAGCAAACGTAGAGATTCAAGTGCTAGAAGAAGAGATCGATATAGTAGGAAATATGATAGAAAAGAAAGTAGAcgaaatgataaaaaatcagACCGAAAAGATGAGAAAAGACATAGTCGTAGAGATCGAAGTAAACGGGATGAAAGCAGACGAGATGAAAGCAGACGAGATGAAAGTAAACGAGATGAAAGTAAACGAGATGAAAgtagaaaaaatgaaaaaagaagaagTAGCAGAAGTAGCAGAagtaataattatgaaaaaagaagaagTAGTAGAagtaataattatgaaaaaagaagaagTAGCAAATATGACTCaatagataaaaaaacttaTGATAGTAAAGAGTATAATTCATCAGAtgatagaaaaaaaaatcgagatcctaatgataaaataagttATAAAGAAACATATGATAGAGGGTATAGAAATTCAAATGATAGATTAAGCTATAAAGAGAATTATGAAAAGAATGGAAAAGATAGCTATAGAGATAATTATCATAGAAGTAATAACTATATggattatgaaaaaatggataacaaatatttttcaaataattataattctatgagacataaaaattataataataatgggAATAATAAGCATCATAGTTTCCATTCAAAAATGAGTAATTATAgttattcaaataattataaatcatcaagttattataataataaacatccatcaaaaaatagttcatattataaaagCCCAAAAGGTCAATTAAAAACTAatgaaaaggaaaaatCAGAATATAAATCAGAAATTCAAGTTATTCCTAAAAAAGCTATTGTTTCAACTGTTAAGACAAATAATGTTtcgataaaaaaaaatcgataCGAATGTTTGGATGATGGTGATGAAAgtgataaataa